The following proteins are co-located in the Tardibacter chloracetimidivorans genome:
- a CDS encoding single-stranded DNA-binding protein: MNNVNIAGRVAKDPDTRGSVTTLIVATDRVKLRDGKTYVDEATGYTAKETEFHKVTCFNGLGKAAASREKGNVVAVTGRLHYSSWEDRDGITRYGCEIIADKLDFF; this comes from the coding sequence ATGAACAACGTCAACATCGCCGGCCGGGTCGCCAAGGATCCCGACACCCGCGGCAGCGTCACGACCCTCATCGTCGCGACCGACCGCGTGAAGCTCAGGGACGGGAAGACCTATGTCGACGAGGCGACCGGCTATACCGCCAAGGAAACCGAGTTCCACAAGGTCACCTGCTTCAACGGCCTTGGCAAGGCGGCCGCGTCGCGCGAGAAGGGCAATGTCGTCGCAGTGACGGGCCGGCTGCACTATTCGAGCTGGGAAGACCGCGACGGCATCACCCGCTATGGTTGCGAGATCATCGCGGACAAGCTCGACTTCTTCTGA
- a CDS encoding type IV secretion system DNA-binding domain-containing protein — translation MARNDIRTDGRPIPLTHHSARGKVQRNSGNFTRGSQLLTHELLMWFAGAKLPFVVWFFVFLAAWFVIMSLKLDEHGFQLVCMKLYAMLWDWVGFDPTKRVNVRLPSGELHRTIMAVVPLIPEVQRAWSIAMRGLLGALLFSVFLTIPLSIWFVDLSRRRGKTILQERHERGAMLVDREVLVAEVSQHNAAAFATDVRKCFPGQSPKQVLALPFTARKRAGIHHPYTLAGIPFPHRMEQSHTMLIGTTGSGKTTELRSLVRQMRQRQDSAVIFDLTGAYVEAFYDPARDTILNPMDRRCPAWSIFSDCRTHSEFTAAAAALIPADGGSSEPFWALAARTLFIEMCIRLVERGQTTNLALSENLMTADLKRVHRFLQNTIADPLTAPEAARMAESIRAVFNTNAQVLRFLPDTGEPFSIRDWITGEKQPGSILFITSNYVDLPMNRALLTLWMDLAINRLMTMPRTRELRTWFMFDELGALHKLPAIENGLQTARAFGGAMILGIHSFEKLIEVYGEQGARNLASLARSKLILATADLDTAEQCARYIGNREVRQMDEAYSYGYNNTRDASTLTPRKQVEPLVIADDITNLPSMHGFVKFPDGFPAARIQLLWNDYPQVAEGFLPRPNLQPVRSRRGEEVFDDGGEGDAGGRDGAGQVVEEAVEPVNIAKEMAARILSAEATEEHNQASRPPAERTEDRGEEQAPRAHAADRAQAVRNAPDQAQAPTEGRDDRRESRAARTAPTPEDQTLAELRQDFSASRDHDGADMGI, via the coding sequence ATGGCGCGTAACGACATCCGCACCGACGGCCGGCCGATCCCGCTGACCCACCATTCCGCACGCGGAAAAGTCCAACGCAACTCGGGCAATTTCACCCGCGGCAGCCAGCTCCTGACCCACGAGCTGCTGATGTGGTTCGCCGGCGCAAAACTTCCCTTCGTCGTCTGGTTCTTCGTGTTCCTCGCGGCCTGGTTCGTGATCATGTCGCTCAAACTGGACGAGCACGGCTTCCAACTCGTCTGCATGAAGCTCTACGCCATGCTCTGGGACTGGGTCGGCTTCGACCCGACGAAGCGCGTCAACGTCAGGCTTCCGAGCGGCGAACTCCACCGCACGATCATGGCCGTGGTCCCGTTGATTCCCGAGGTCCAGCGGGCCTGGAGCATCGCCATGCGCGGCCTTCTCGGCGCGCTGCTTTTCTCGGTGTTCCTCACCATTCCCCTGTCGATCTGGTTCGTCGATCTCTCGCGTCGCCGTGGCAAGACGATCCTGCAGGAGCGGCACGAGCGCGGCGCTATGCTGGTCGATCGCGAGGTCCTCGTTGCCGAGGTCTCGCAGCATAACGCGGCCGCCTTCGCGACGGACGTGCGCAAATGCTTCCCGGGCCAGTCGCCCAAGCAGGTGCTCGCGCTTCCCTTCACGGCGCGCAAGCGTGCCGGAATCCACCATCCCTACACGCTCGCCGGCATCCCCTTTCCGCACCGGATGGAGCAGTCGCACACCATGCTGATCGGTACGACCGGCTCGGGCAAGACCACCGAGCTCCGGAGCCTCGTCCGGCAGATGCGCCAGCGCCAGGACAGCGCCGTGATCTTCGACCTGACCGGTGCCTATGTGGAGGCCTTCTACGACCCGGCGCGTGACACGATCCTCAATCCGATGGACCGTCGCTGCCCTGCATGGTCGATCTTCTCGGACTGCCGCACGCACAGCGAGTTCACCGCCGCCGCCGCCGCTCTCATCCCTGCCGATGGCGGCTCGTCCGAGCCGTTCTGGGCGCTCGCAGCGCGGACCCTGTTCATCGAGATGTGCATCCGCCTGGTCGAGCGGGGCCAGACGACCAACCTGGCGCTCTCCGAGAACCTGATGACCGCCGATCTGAAGCGGGTCCATCGCTTCCTCCAGAACACGATCGCCGATCCGCTGACCGCGCCCGAAGCGGCGCGCATGGCGGAGTCGATCCGCGCCGTCTTCAACACCAATGCGCAGGTCCTGCGCTTCCTTCCCGACACGGGCGAGCCGTTCTCGATCCGGGACTGGATCACCGGCGAGAAGCAGCCCGGGTCGATCCTCTTCATCACCTCCAACTACGTCGATCTGCCGATGAACCGGGCGCTGCTGACGCTTTGGATGGACCTCGCGATCAACCGCCTCATGACAATGCCGCGCACGCGTGAGCTGCGGACCTGGTTCATGTTCGACGAGCTCGGCGCGCTGCACAAGCTGCCGGCAATCGAGAACGGCCTCCAGACCGCGCGCGCGTTCGGCGGCGCCATGATCCTCGGCATCCACAGCTTCGAGAAACTGATCGAGGTTTATGGCGAGCAAGGCGCCCGCAACCTCGCCTCGCTTGCGCGTTCCAAGCTGATCCTTGCGACGGCCGATCTCGACACCGCCGAGCAGTGCGCGCGCTACATCGGCAATCGCGAAGTGCGGCAGATGGATGAAGCCTATAGCTATGGCTACAACAACACCCGCGACGCCTCGACACTGACTCCCAGGAAACAGGTCGAGCCGCTCGTGATCGCGGACGACATCACGAACCTGCCGTCGATGCACGGCTTCGTGAAGTTCCCCGACGGCTTCCCCGCCGCGCGCATCCAACTCCTCTGGAATGACTATCCGCAGGTCGCCGAGGGCTTCCTGCCGCGACCCAACCTTCAGCCGGTCCGGTCAAGGCGCGGAGAGGAGGTGTTCGACGATGGCGGGGAGGGCGACGCGGGCGGGCGGGATGGCGCCGGCCAGGTCGTGGAAGAGGCCGTCGAGCCGGTCAACATCGCCAAGGAAATGGCCGCGCGGATCCTTTCCGCGGAGGCAACGGAGGAGCACAACCAAGCGAGCCGCCCGCCAGCCGAGCGCACCGAGGATCGCGGCGAGGAGCAAGCTCCGCGCGCGCACGCCGCCGATCGGGCGCAGGCGGTCCGCAATGCGCCCGATCAGGCGCAGGCGCCAACGGAAGGCCGTGACGATCGCCGCGAGAGTCGCGCTGCCCGAACGGCGCCCACGCCCGAGGATCAGACGCTCGCCGAATTGCGGCAGGACTTCTCCGCGAGCCGCGATCATGACGGCGCAGACATGGGGATCTGA
- the mobF gene encoding MobF family relaxase: protein MLSVASVRSASGAAGYFAKDDYYTVEGSSEISAWGGEGSAALGLSGEVSKEAFEGVLNGILPGGEAVAQVENRRAGVDLTFSAPKSVSVLAYVAGDKRILGPDGANMKAVTRAMAWVESNLAEGRKDIEGRKVPMRSGNLVYALFQHGTSRALDPQAHVHAVIANLTKMPDGKWQALHADKIWSNNSVIGSIYHAFLREELEKLGYQVELKGKHGTFEIAGVPKPVLDAFSQRREAILEKTAELGIVSAKGRDGVTTNTRDPKLNVEDREALRQAWIDKAAALGFDGKSLLDAALARAAQRDPGSALERGYRAVSEAVSTAWDKLGSALRAHDPLVDRGLARVTTSPAEARAQLAVASAVRMLSEREAAFSVHQLGKTALDLGLKGVTVDHVERRIEQLVGRGQLIAGEARIGDTHPRMVTTREALLTEERILGAVEEGRGLASPILAAQDAPGRLQAVADRELNAGQLGAAALILSSEDRTVAIQGIAGAGKSTMLQAVARVAEAEGRSVMGLAFQNKMVADLAEGAGIRSQTIASFILANERHVQAGGPAYDEARAALAGSMLIVDETSMVSSDDMLKLHQIAAALGVDKLVLVGDRQQLSSIDAGKSFALIQAGGGTMARMDENIRQRTDQLRTVAALANLGEASKAMKVLGESVVEHQSPALHAAEMWLGLSAADREATAVFASGRAARAVINQRIQDGLATEGSVRGEGIHLTVYERVNTTREELRYAATFQAGQTLEVGRGGGQDVGLAAGRYDVAKVHPNGKVDLKLGNRSIRFDPQKLSPTEKRDRLQLSEKKDLHLREGDRIRWTANDKERGLHNSALARVLAVDAEGVTVETAGKERLTLDLGDPMLSRLDLAYSLNMHMAQGITTDKAITVMSSQERNLSNQRLFNVGVTRVRDELTMVVDDKEKLERQLDNNPGNKTSALETVGRLDVDHERTRGKSSGPREKLHVGPVDLADLPPLPGELPSPAHTQGAAAAAGASKSPPDLKPDRGDALPPLPERSLGLDL, encoded by the coding sequence ATGCTTTCGGTCGCATCGGTCCGTTCCGCGTCCGGCGCCGCCGGCTACTTCGCGAAGGACGACTATTACACGGTCGAAGGCTCGTCGGAGATCAGCGCCTGGGGCGGGGAAGGTTCCGCCGCGCTCGGCCTTTCGGGCGAGGTGTCGAAGGAGGCATTCGAGGGCGTTCTCAACGGAATCTTGCCGGGCGGCGAGGCCGTCGCCCAGGTCGAGAACCGGCGGGCCGGAGTCGATCTCACCTTTTCGGCCCCGAAATCCGTTTCGGTGCTCGCCTATGTCGCCGGCGACAAGCGCATCCTCGGTCCCGACGGCGCCAACATGAAAGCCGTGACCCGCGCAATGGCCTGGGTAGAGAGCAACCTCGCCGAGGGGCGCAAGGACATCGAAGGCCGCAAGGTTCCGATGCGGAGCGGGAACCTCGTCTACGCGCTCTTCCAACACGGCACGAGCCGCGCCCTCGACCCGCAGGCCCATGTCCACGCCGTCATCGCCAACCTGACCAAAATGCCCGACGGCAAGTGGCAGGCGCTCCACGCAGACAAGATCTGGTCTAACAACTCCGTGATCGGCTCGATCTACCATGCCTTCCTACGCGAGGAGCTCGAGAAGCTCGGCTACCAGGTGGAGCTCAAGGGCAAGCACGGCACGTTCGAGATCGCCGGCGTGCCCAAGCCGGTGCTCGACGCGTTCAGCCAGCGCCGCGAGGCGATACTCGAAAAGACGGCCGAGCTCGGCATTGTATCGGCCAAGGGGCGGGACGGCGTCACCACCAACACGCGCGATCCCAAGCTCAACGTCGAGGATCGCGAGGCGCTGCGGCAGGCATGGATCGACAAGGCGGCAGCGCTCGGTTTCGACGGCAAGTCGCTCCTCGACGCAGCCCTCGCCCGGGCGGCGCAACGCGATCCCGGCAGCGCGCTCGAACGCGGCTACCGCGCCGTATCGGAAGCGGTGTCGACGGCATGGGACAAGCTCGGGTCGGCCCTGCGCGCGCACGATCCTCTCGTCGATCGCGGCCTTGCGCGAGTGACCACCTCGCCGGCCGAAGCACGCGCGCAACTGGCGGTCGCCTCCGCCGTCCGGATGCTGTCCGAACGCGAAGCCGCCTTCAGTGTCCACCAGCTTGGCAAGACCGCGCTCGACCTCGGGCTGAAGGGAGTGACAGTCGACCATGTCGAGCGGCGGATCGAGCAGCTTGTCGGGCGTGGCCAGCTCATCGCGGGCGAGGCGCGGATCGGCGACACGCACCCGCGGATGGTCACGACCCGGGAAGCCCTTCTGACCGAGGAACGGATCCTCGGGGCAGTCGAGGAGGGCAGGGGGCTCGCCTCGCCCATCCTCGCCGCGCAGGACGCTCCAGGGCGGCTCCAGGCGGTCGCAGACAGGGAGCTCAACGCCGGCCAGCTCGGCGCGGCCGCGCTGATCCTTTCCTCTGAGGACAGGACCGTCGCGATCCAGGGCATCGCCGGCGCCGGCAAGTCGACCATGCTGCAGGCGGTTGCGCGTGTCGCGGAAGCCGAGGGCCGCTCCGTCATGGGCCTGGCCTTCCAGAACAAGATGGTCGCCGATCTCGCGGAAGGGGCAGGGATCAGATCCCAGACGATCGCCTCGTTCATCCTCGCCAACGAGCGCCACGTTCAGGCCGGGGGGCCCGCATACGACGAAGCCCGCGCCGCGCTCGCCGGCTCGATGCTCATCGTCGACGAAACCTCGATGGTCTCGTCCGACGACATGCTCAAGCTCCACCAGATCGCCGCCGCGCTCGGCGTCGACAAGCTCGTCCTCGTGGGCGACCGCCAGCAGCTCTCTTCAATCGACGCCGGCAAGTCGTTCGCGCTCATCCAGGCGGGTGGAGGCACGATGGCGCGAATGGACGAGAATATCCGGCAGCGCACGGATCAGCTCCGCACCGTCGCGGCGCTCGCCAACCTCGGCGAAGCGTCCAAAGCGATGAAGGTGCTGGGCGAAAGCGTCGTCGAGCATCAGAGTCCGGCGCTCCATGCGGCCGAGATGTGGCTCGGCCTTTCCGCCGCCGATCGCGAGGCGACGGCCGTGTTCGCGTCGGGGCGCGCGGCGCGAGCGGTCATCAACCAGCGGATCCAGGACGGCCTCGCCACCGAAGGCAGCGTGCGAGGGGAGGGCATCCACCTCACGGTGTACGAGCGCGTCAACACCACGCGCGAGGAGCTGCGCTATGCGGCCACCTTTCAGGCCGGGCAGACGCTCGAGGTCGGCCGCGGCGGCGGCCAGGACGTCGGCCTGGCCGCTGGCCGCTATGACGTCGCCAAGGTCCACCCGAACGGCAAGGTCGACCTGAAGCTCGGCAACCGGTCCATACGCTTTGATCCGCAGAAGCTGTCGCCGACCGAAAAGCGCGACCGGCTGCAGCTCAGCGAGAAAAAGGATCTCCACCTGCGTGAGGGCGACCGCATCCGCTGGACCGCCAACGACAAGGAACGCGGGCTCCACAACTCGGCGCTGGCGCGGGTGCTCGCGGTCGACGCCGAGGGCGTGACCGTTGAGACCGCCGGCAAGGAGAGGCTGACGCTCGATCTCGGCGACCCGATGCTGTCGCGGCTCGACCTTGCCTACTCGCTCAACATGCACATGGCGCAGGGCATCACGACCGACAAGGCGATCACCGTCATGTCGAGCCAGGAGCGCAATCTCTCCAACCAGCGCCTGTTCAATGTCGGAGTCACGCGCGTGCGCGATGAGCTCACGATGGTGGTCGACGACAAGGAGAAGCTCGAGCGCCAGCTCGACAACAATCCGGGCAACAAGACGTCGGCACTCGAAACCGTCGGTCGCCTCGACGTTGATCACGAACGCACACGCGGCAAGAGCAGCGGACCCCGCGAGAAGCTTCATGTCGGCCCGGTCGACCTGGCGGACCTGCCGCCGTTGCCGGGTGAGCTGCCGTCCCCGGCCCACACGCAAGGCGCCGCCGCCGCTGCCGGCGCTTCCAAGTCACCGCCCGACCTCAAGCCGGACCGTGGCGACGCTCTGCCGCCGCTGCCGGAACGGAGCCTGGGGCTCGACCTGTGA
- a CDS encoding DUF2493 domain-containing protein: MQTTFTNFADLASHIAASRENEELTQTYDGAFIEPNEMAKLSIVDAPEALDMPDPEQVRAAVDMMMQTMFDVLRDTRMEPFANDLAWGFANSFHVVAKRIEGREDDAAKKLGELARNYDPSEIYATELEDTQLLCQTLQGCREAMECMRDHAAEVYRVETGKPFSPVRGSRVSSALNASMIDARDYLASRARERREQFAPEGPVVAFSGGQVWEDADLLWNGLDSIKARIPELILATTAQAKGCDAVAHAWAASRGVKVIQFRLDRSQGNRAAFVRNDRILGLKPVEAVICEGSGIQQNLAQKLRQAGVPLHIVRLAHQRTARRA; the protein is encoded by the coding sequence ATGCAGACCACTTTCACCAACTTCGCCGACCTCGCCAGCCACATCGCGGCAAGCCGAGAGAACGAGGAGCTGACACAGACCTACGACGGCGCTTTCATCGAGCCGAACGAGATGGCGAAGCTCAGCATCGTCGACGCGCCGGAGGCACTCGACATGCCCGATCCCGAGCAGGTCCGGGCCGCCGTCGACATGATGATGCAGACGATGTTCGATGTCCTTCGCGACACGCGCATGGAGCCCTTCGCGAACGATCTCGCCTGGGGGTTCGCCAACAGCTTCCACGTCGTTGCCAAGCGGATCGAAGGGCGCGAGGACGATGCCGCCAAGAAGCTCGGCGAACTCGCCCGCAACTACGATCCGTCCGAGATCTACGCGACCGAACTGGAGGACACGCAGCTGCTCTGCCAGACCCTCCAGGGGTGCCGCGAGGCAATGGAATGCATGCGCGATCACGCCGCCGAGGTGTACCGCGTCGAGACCGGCAAGCCCTTCTCGCCGGTCCGCGGCAGCAGGGTCTCCAGCGCCCTCAACGCCTCGATGATCGACGCCCGTGACTATCTCGCCTCGCGCGCGCGGGAACGCCGCGAGCAGTTCGCACCAGAGGGTCCCGTGGTCGCCTTCTCGGGCGGGCAGGTCTGGGAGGATGCCGACCTCCTGTGGAACGGCCTCGACAGCATCAAGGCCCGCATCCCCGAGCTGATCCTCGCGACGACGGCGCAGGCCAAGGGCTGCGATGCGGTGGCACACGCCTGGGCGGCATCGCGCGGCGTCAAGGTCATCCAGTTCCGTCTCGACCGCAGCCAGGGCAACCGCGCGGCCTTCGTCCGGAACGACCGCATCCTCGGCCTGAAGCCGGTCGAGGCGGTCATCTGCGAGGGCTCAGGCATCCAGCAGAACCTCGCCCAGAAGCTGCGCCAGGCAGGCGTGCCGCTGCACATCGTTCGGCTCGCCCACCAGCGCACCGCACGGCGGGCGTGA